TCACTGCTCCGTCGGCACCTAGGGGGGAGGCGCGATGCCATTCGTGAACATCCGGATCTACGCGGGGCACGGCAAGGAGCGGAAGGATGAGATCGCGCGGCGGGTGACCGACGCCATCTCGGAGGTGGCCCAGGTGCCGCGCGAGGCCATCTGGGTGATCATCGAGGAGATCGACCCGCCGGACTGGTACGTCGCCGGGAGGCCCGGGGACCGGATGAGAAAGTGAGCCTGGAGGCCCGCGACCCCCGGCTCGCCGCCGTCGTTGGGTCGGAGGTCGCCTTCGACCGCATCGCGACCGGCTGCCTCTTCACCGAGGGCCCTCTCTGGCATCCGCGGGATCACTACCTCCTCTGGAGCGATATGCCGGGCGACCACCTGCGGCGCTGGTCGGCGCAGGACGGCGTGACCACGTTCCGCAAGCCGTGCAACATGTCCAACGGCCTGACGTGGGACCGCCAGGGGCGGCTCCTGGCCTGCGAGCACGCCTCGAGCCAGGTGTCCTGCACGGGGGCCGACGGGCGCATCGCGCCGCTGGCGACGCATTACCAGGGCAAGCAGCTCAACAGCCCCAACGACATCGTCTGCGCCGCCGATGGCGGCATCTACTTCAGCGACCCGCCGTACGGCCGGGCCGAGTACTACGGCGTCAAGCGCGAGCAGGAGCTACCCTTCCAGGGGGTCTACCGCGTGGGTGCCGACCCGCAGAGCCCGATCCTCCTGGTGGACGATCTCGCCCTGCCCAACGGGCTCTGCTTTTCGGTGGACGGCCGGCGCCTCTTCGTCAACGACACGGCCCGCCAGCACATCCGCGTCTTCGACGTGAAGGCCGACGGCAGGCTCTCGGGCGGGCGCATCTGGGCCGAGACCGTCGGCGATGGCCCGGGCGCCCCGGACGGGATGAAGATCGACTCGGTCGGGAACGTCTACTGCTGCGGGCCGGGAGGCATCCACGTGTTCACCCCGGAGGCCCGGTGCCTCGGCGTCATCCATGTGCCCGAGTACACGGCCAACATGGCCTGGGGCGATGCCGATTACCGGAGCCTGTACATCACGGCGTCCACCTCGGTCTACCGGCTGCGCGTCCTCGTCCCTGGCCTGCCGGTCTTCTGACGTGGCACCTCACGCGATCAAAGGAGGTTCAGGCATTACGATGCGCGTGCTGACGATGCTCCTGGCCGGGCGCCTGGCGCTGCCGCTGGCCGCCGAGGCCCAGAAGCCAGGTCCAAGGTCGGCTGCCCGATGATCCTGTCGGGCTCCAGTGCGCCGGACGGCGAGCGACCGCGTCCGGATGCGGCAGTCGGGCCGGCTGCCGTACCGAAACCCACAAAGCGGAGGAGACGATTTATGAAGCGATTGCTGATGCTCATGGCCGTCGGCGTGCTGATCGCCGGTGAGGCACCGGCGCAGGAGCCGATTCGCATCGGTGCGATGTATCCGCTGACAGGTGGCGGCGCGATCTACGGCGTGCCGGCGTTGGCCGGGCACCAGCTTGCGATCGAGGAGATCAACCGGCGCGGCGGCATCATGGGCCGGAAGGTCGAGTCGATCGAGCGCGACGACAAGATGAACCCCGCGGCGGCATCGGCGACGATGAAGGAGCTGATCACCAAGGACAAGGTGCACATCGTCCTCGGTGGCCTGAG
The sequence above is a segment of the Candidatus Rokuibacteriota bacterium genome. Coding sequences within it:
- a CDS encoding 4-oxalocrotonate tautomerase family protein; the encoded protein is MPFVNIRIYAGHGKERKDEIARRVTDAISEVAQVPREAIWVIIEEIDPPDWYVAGRPGDRMRK
- a CDS encoding SMP-30/gluconolactonase/LRE family protein, which produces MSLEARDPRLAAVVGSEVAFDRIATGCLFTEGPLWHPRDHYLLWSDMPGDHLRRWSAQDGVTTFRKPCNMSNGLTWDRQGRLLACEHASSQVSCTGADGRIAPLATHYQGKQLNSPNDIVCAADGGIYFSDPPYGRAEYYGVKREQELPFQGVYRVGADPQSPILLVDDLALPNGLCFSVDGRRLFVNDTARQHIRVFDVKADGRLSGGRIWAETVGDGPGAPDGMKIDSVGNVYCCGPGGIHVFTPEARCLGVIHVPEYTANMAWGDADYRSLYITASTSVYRLRVLVPGLPVF
- a CDS encoding ABC transporter substrate-binding protein gives rise to the protein MKRLLMLMAVGVLIAGEAPAQEPIRIGAMYPLTGGGAIYGVPALAGHQLAIEEINRRGGIMGRKVESIERDDKMNPAAASATMKELITKDKVHIVLGGL